A single region of the Rathayibacter rathayi genome encodes:
- a CDS encoding ParB/RepB/Spo0J family partition protein — MATKRTGLGRGIGSLIPISDDSRSRPVDVFFPDQVGDSARAEELLEVPGARLARLPLADIVPNTAQPRSVFDEDDLAELVHSIREFGVLQPIVVRPTTVRGKAKYELVMGERRFRASQAAGLATIPAVVKDTADENMLRDALLENLHRADLNPLEEASAYQQLLTDFGITQEALATRLGRSRPQISNTLRLLRLPDDVQARVAAGVLTAGHARAVLSLNDVELMRRLADKIVKEDLSVRAAEAVAAQMKAPRTTTRSGAEDQGGHSGHLASIADHLGDRLNTRVKVTLGARKGQMVIDFATIQDLNRILAEIGEPSEVSLAP, encoded by the coding sequence ATGGCAACCAAGCGCACAGGACTGGGCCGGGGGATCGGCTCGCTGATCCCGATCAGTGACGATTCACGGTCGCGCCCGGTCGACGTCTTCTTCCCCGATCAGGTCGGCGATTCGGCGCGGGCCGAGGAGCTGCTCGAGGTCCCCGGCGCGCGACTGGCACGACTCCCCCTGGCCGACATTGTGCCGAATACTGCCCAGCCACGGTCCGTGTTCGACGAGGACGACCTTGCCGAACTGGTGCACAGTATTCGGGAGTTCGGCGTCCTTCAGCCGATCGTCGTCCGTCCGACCACTGTGCGCGGGAAGGCGAAGTATGAACTCGTCATGGGCGAGCGCCGCTTCCGTGCGTCCCAAGCAGCGGGCCTCGCGACCATTCCGGCTGTGGTCAAAGACACCGCAGACGAGAACATGCTGCGGGACGCGCTCCTCGAGAACCTGCACCGGGCCGACCTGAATCCGCTGGAGGAAGCGTCCGCGTACCAGCAGCTCTTGACCGACTTCGGTATCACCCAGGAGGCACTCGCTACTCGGCTCGGGCGGTCCCGACCGCAGATCTCGAATACTCTGCGGCTCCTGCGGCTGCCCGATGATGTGCAGGCGCGAGTGGCGGCCGGCGTGCTCACGGCTGGGCACGCTCGAGCAGTCCTGTCGCTCAATGATGTCGAGCTGATGCGGCGGCTCGCCGACAAGATCGTCAAGGAGGATCTGTCGGTCCGAGCTGCGGAAGCGGTGGCCGCGCAGATGAAGGCACCACGGACGACTACACGATCCGGGGCGGAGGACCAGGGTGGGCACTCGGGTCACCTCGCATCCATCGCGGATCACCTCGGTGATCGGCTCAACACCCGAGTGAAGGTGACTCTGGGCGCCCGCAAGGGTCAAATGGTCATTGACTTCGCGACGATCCAGGATCTCAATCGGATCCTCGCGGAGATTGGTGAACCGTCCGAGGTATCGCTCGCGCCGTAG
- the trxA gene encoding thioredoxin — protein MSTAKSVTDASFQSDVLDSEKTVLVDFWAEWCGPCRMVGPILDQISAEHGDKIEIVKLNVDENPQTAAKYQITSIPAMKVYQKGEVVKTVIGAKPKPALEADLAAFL, from the coding sequence ATGTCCACCGCGAAGAGCGTCACCGACGCATCGTTCCAGTCCGACGTCCTGGACTCCGAGAAGACCGTCCTGGTCGACTTCTGGGCCGAGTGGTGCGGCCCGTGCCGCATGGTCGGGCCGATCCTCGACCAGATCTCGGCCGAGCACGGCGACAAGATCGAGATCGTCAAGCTGAACGTCGACGAGAACCCGCAGACGGCGGCGAAGTACCAGATCACGTCGATCCCGGCGATGAAGGTCTACCAGAAGGGCGAGGTCGTCAAGACCGTCATCGGCGCCAAGCCGAAGCCCGCCCTCGAGGCCGATCTCGCCGCATTCCTCTGA
- the yidD gene encoding membrane protein insertion efficiency factor YidD, with protein MSAVLPRCESWSAGLGWTVVLLPRNVGVLLLVVYRAVVSPLYGDVCRYYPSCSAYALQAVQFHGLVLGSVLAARRLLRCHPWAAGGIDDVPTSIPLHRPASGRTRFAVTRAGFVVGPRKD; from the coding sequence GTGAGTGCGGTGCTCCCCCGTTGCGAGTCCTGGTCCGCCGGGCTTGGTTGGACGGTGGTCCTGCTCCCGCGGAATGTCGGCGTCCTGCTCCTGGTCGTCTATCGGGCCGTCGTCTCTCCGCTCTACGGGGATGTCTGCCGCTACTACCCCTCGTGCTCCGCGTACGCGCTCCAGGCGGTCCAGTTCCACGGGCTCGTCCTCGGCTCCGTCCTCGCGGCCCGCCGTCTGCTCCGCTGCCACCCGTGGGCGGCTGGCGGCATCGACGACGTCCCGACCTCGATCCCCCTGCACCGACCGGCTTCCGGCCGGACCCGCTTCGCTGTGACGCGAGCTGGGTTCGTCGTGGGCCCTCGAAAGGACTGA
- a CDS encoding protein jag, protein MTDPMQTLSDNVSAAIENVDVSASDEAAESTLSELEDEGDVAADYLEEFLDICDLDGDIDIEVRNGRAYLSVTASGDTNLRVLSRPDAVQALQELTRLAVQTKTGAFSRLILDIGGSRDAREAELAQLVDRAVERIEDGATSASLPPMSSYERKLVHDLVSERGFVSESRGEARERHTVITRG, encoded by the coding sequence ATGACTGATCCGATGCAGACCCTGTCCGACAACGTATCTGCGGCGATCGAGAACGTCGACGTGTCCGCTTCCGATGAGGCGGCCGAGTCGACGCTCTCGGAGCTCGAGGATGAGGGCGACGTCGCCGCCGATTACCTCGAGGAGTTCCTCGACATCTGCGACCTTGACGGTGACATCGACATCGAAGTGCGTAATGGCCGTGCCTACCTCTCGGTCACCGCCTCCGGCGACACCAACCTTCGAGTGCTCTCCCGCCCCGACGCGGTCCAGGCGCTGCAGGAGCTGACCAGGCTCGCGGTGCAGACGAAGACGGGTGCCTTCTCGCGCCTCATCCTCGATATCGGTGGTTCCCGTGATGCGCGCGAAGCTGAGCTGGCACAGCTCGTCGACCGGGCCGTCGAGCGCATTGAGGACGGCGCGACGTCCGCGTCACTGCCACCGATGTCGTCCTACGAGCGCAAGCTGGTGCACGACCTGGTGAGCGAGCGCGGGTTCGTGTCGGAGTCGCGCGGCGAGGCTCGCGAGCGTCACACCGTCATCACCCGCGGCTGA
- a CDS encoding ParA family protein, which translates to MTRRRALLNAQPLPKPESTRVITISNQKGGVGKTTTTVNLAAGLARGEAKVLVIDLDPQGNASTALGIEHRADTASVYDVIVNDTPLADVVQKSPEFASLYGVPATIHLAGAEIELVSLVAREQRLRRALDRMLDGMDEPFDYVFIDCPPSLGLLTINAFVAAREVLIPIQCEYYALEGLSQLLKNIDLIERHLNPNLGVSTILLTMYDGRTNLSQQVAADVREHFPKEVLRAVIPRNVRISEAPSYGQSVISYDPQSSGSLAYLEAAAEIARRGAARTPETAPEGEAR; encoded by the coding sequence ATGACGCGACGACGAGCACTGCTGAACGCCCAGCCTCTGCCCAAGCCAGAGTCGACGAGGGTGATCACCATCTCGAATCAGAAGGGTGGGGTCGGTAAGACGACGACGACGGTGAATCTCGCGGCCGGCCTGGCTCGCGGTGAGGCGAAGGTTCTCGTCATCGACCTCGACCCGCAGGGGAACGCGTCGACCGCTCTGGGTATCGAGCACCGCGCAGACACCGCGAGCGTCTACGACGTCATCGTCAACGACACTCCCCTGGCCGACGTCGTACAAAAAAGTCCGGAGTTCGCGTCTCTGTACGGCGTCCCGGCCACGATCCACCTGGCCGGCGCAGAGATCGAGCTGGTCTCCCTCGTGGCCCGCGAGCAGCGGCTCCGCCGAGCGCTCGATCGGATGCTGGACGGGATGGACGAGCCATTCGACTACGTCTTCATCGACTGCCCACCGTCCCTCGGGCTGCTGACGATCAATGCCTTCGTCGCCGCCCGCGAGGTGCTCATCCCGATTCAGTGCGAGTACTACGCCCTCGAGGGGCTTAGTCAGCTGCTGAAGAACATCGACCTCATCGAGCGGCACCTCAACCCGAACCTCGGAGTCTCGACGATCCTGCTGACGATGTACGACGGCCGCACGAATCTCTCGCAGCAGGTCGCGGCGGATGTCCGGGAGCACTTTCCGAAGGAGGTGCTGCGGGCAGTCATCCCGCGCAACGTCCGCATCTCTGAGGCGCCGAGTTACGGCCAGAGCGTGATCAGTTATGACCCGCAGTCGTCGGGCTCGTTGGCGTATTTGGAGGCGGCGGCCGAGATCGCACGTCGAGGCGCAGCGAGGACTCCCGAGACGGCACCTGAAGGAGAGGCACGCTGA
- a CDS encoding D-alanine--D-alanine ligase family protein — protein MTDFSVLDRTLDIVVISGGISHERDVSLRSGRRVAGRLSAMGHRVTLHEPDANLLRTLLHTRPDVVWPAVHGASGEDGALLGLLEAAGFPYVGSRTDAARLAWFKPTAKTLVARAGLLTPRSVTLPRDAFRELGAAGILEQVEAHLLGPLVVKPAQGGSAQGVSIVSESSQLPRAMVEAYTYGDVVLIEQQILGTEVSVGILDLGDGPFALPPVEIAPVDGRYTFEARYNAGETHFYTPARITSDVADEVSRVAVAIHELLGLRHLSRLDFILDESGSPWFFDANVLPGMTETSLVPQAIEASGRYLGDVYSTLAQLAAAS, from the coding sequence ATGACTGATTTCTCTGTACTCGACCGTACCCTCGACATCGTCGTGATCAGTGGCGGGATCAGCCACGAACGCGACGTCTCACTCCGCTCCGGCCGACGGGTGGCCGGACGTCTGTCCGCGATGGGCCACCGCGTCACCCTGCATGAGCCCGACGCGAACCTCCTGAGGACGCTTCTGCACACGAGGCCGGACGTGGTGTGGCCGGCTGTGCACGGAGCCAGTGGCGAAGACGGGGCGCTCCTCGGACTCCTTGAGGCCGCGGGCTTCCCCTATGTCGGATCGCGGACGGATGCCGCGCGACTTGCCTGGTTCAAACCCACCGCGAAGACGCTCGTCGCCCGGGCCGGCTTGTTGACTCCGCGCTCGGTGACCCTCCCCCGCGACGCATTCCGTGAGCTCGGCGCTGCCGGCATCCTGGAGCAGGTCGAGGCGCACCTCCTCGGTCCGCTGGTGGTGAAGCCTGCGCAGGGCGGATCTGCGCAGGGCGTCAGCATCGTCTCGGAGTCATCGCAGCTGCCCCGGGCGATGGTCGAGGCCTACACCTACGGCGATGTGGTCCTGATCGAGCAGCAGATCCTCGGCACCGAAGTGTCGGTGGGAATTCTCGACCTCGGGGACGGCCCGTTCGCTCTCCCTCCCGTCGAGATTGCTCCCGTCGACGGTCGCTACACCTTCGAGGCTCGATACAACGCGGGGGAGACCCACTTCTACACACCGGCGCGCATCACGTCAGACGTGGCCGACGAGGTCTCTCGCGTCGCCGTCGCCATCCACGAACTCCTCGGGCTCCGGCATCTCTCTCGTCTTGACTTCATCCTCGACGAGTCCGGCTCCCCCTGGTTTTTTGACGCCAACGTCCTCCCCGGCATGACAGAGACCTCTCTGGTACCCCAGGCCATCGAGGCTTCCGGCAGGTACCTCGGCGACGTGTACTCGACCCTCGCCCAGCTCGCAGCCGCCTCATAG
- the rnpA gene encoding ribonuclease P protein component, which translates to MLARANRIVHGGEYRTVVRRGVRSTGPHTVTYVRRSSVADPVRFGFIVAKTVGTAVTRNTVRRRLKAVAFELVRDIDPGTQVVVRALPGSADAPWSDLRAEVATAMARALRKSGARS; encoded by the coding sequence GTGCTGGCCAGAGCCAATCGCATCGTCCACGGAGGCGAGTACCGGACAGTCGTCCGTCGCGGTGTGCGGTCCACAGGGCCGCACACCGTCACGTATGTCCGCCGTTCCTCGGTGGCCGATCCTGTGCGGTTCGGATTCATCGTCGCGAAAACGGTCGGCACGGCGGTGACGCGCAATACCGTGCGTCGCCGGCTGAAGGCGGTGGCCTTTGAACTCGTTCGCGACATCGACCCGGGCACCCAGGTGGTGGTCCGTGCTCTGCCCGGCAGTGCCGACGCTCCCTGGTCAGATCTGAGGGCCGAGGTCGCTACCGCGATGGCGCGGGCCCTGCGGAAGAGCGGAGCCCGCTCGTGA
- a CDS encoding PLP-dependent aminotransferase family protein: MSTDRSGTTIVTNRGTNLDPWYNSYAERTAGLAASEVRALFAVASRPEVVSLAGGMPFVSALPQDLVTGALETVMREQGSVALQYGSGQGVPVLREQILDVMALEGISASADDVVVTTGSQHALELVSKLFLDPGDVVLSEGPSYVTAMVIFRSYQAEVEHVPMDEHGLIPAALREHIARVRATGKTIKFLYTIPTFHNPAGVTLSWERRVEILEICTSEGILVLEDNPYGLLYFEDVPPKAMRSLEEDGVIYLGTFSKTLAPGFRVGWALAPHAIRERLILANEAAVLSPSSFSQLVISQYLKTADWRAQIDTFRDVYRERKEAMLRGLQTHLPDLRWTNPNGGFYVWVTLPDDLDSKAMLPRAVKELVAYTPGTAFYGNGDGRQNLRLSFCYPTPERIGDGIRRLATVINGELDLLSTFAGTGRLDSAETSRRDAVLPPNIS, translated from the coding sequence CTGTCCACCGATCGAAGCGGAACAACCATCGTGACCAACCGCGGCACCAACCTCGACCCCTGGTACAACTCCTACGCGGAGCGCACGGCCGGTCTGGCCGCCAGTGAGGTCCGAGCCCTGTTCGCCGTTGCCTCACGCCCAGAAGTGGTCTCGCTCGCCGGCGGCATGCCCTTCGTCTCCGCACTCCCCCAGGACCTCGTCACGGGAGCACTCGAGACGGTGATGCGCGAGCAGGGGTCGGTCGCGCTCCAGTACGGCTCCGGGCAGGGCGTCCCGGTCCTTCGCGAGCAGATCTTGGACGTCATGGCCCTCGAGGGGATCTCCGCCAGCGCGGACGATGTCGTGGTCACCACGGGGTCGCAGCATGCTCTGGAGCTCGTCTCCAAGCTGTTCCTCGACCCCGGTGATGTCGTCCTCTCCGAAGGCCCCAGTTACGTCACGGCAATGGTCATCTTTCGCTCGTACCAGGCCGAGGTCGAGCACGTCCCGATGGATGAGCACGGCCTGATCCCCGCGGCGCTGCGGGAACACATCGCCAGAGTCCGGGCTACCGGCAAGACGATCAAGTTCCTCTACACGATCCCCACCTTCCATAACCCGGCCGGAGTGACCCTGAGCTGGGAACGCCGGGTCGAGATTCTCGAGATCTGTACCTCCGAGGGCATCCTCGTTCTCGAGGACAACCCGTACGGGCTTCTCTACTTCGAGGATGTACCGCCGAAGGCGATGCGATCGCTCGAGGAGGACGGCGTCATCTATCTCGGCACGTTCTCAAAGACCCTCGCGCCCGGATTCCGGGTTGGTTGGGCCCTCGCGCCACATGCGATCCGCGAGCGACTGATCCTCGCCAACGAAGCGGCCGTGCTCAGCCCGTCGTCGTTCAGTCAGCTGGTCATCTCCCAGTACTTGAAGACCGCCGATTGGAGGGCGCAGATCGACACCTTCCGCGACGTCTACCGCGAGCGCAAGGAAGCCATGCTCCGGGGACTACAGACCCACCTCCCCGACCTGCGCTGGACGAACCCGAACGGTGGGTTCTACGTCTGGGTCACCTTGCCCGACGATCTCGACTCGAAGGCGATGCTCCCGAGAGCAGTGAAGGAACTGGTCGCTTACACGCCGGGCACCGCCTTTTACGGCAACGGGGACGGCCGGCAGAACCTGCGCCTGTCGTTCTGCTATCCGACTCCAGAACGGATCGGCGACGGGATCCGGCGGCTCGCGACCGTGATCAACGGTGAACTCGATTTGCTGTCGACCTTCGCCGGGACGGGCCGACTCGACAGCGCCGAGACGAGCAGACGCGATGCGGTGCTGCCGCCCAACATTTCCTGA
- the dnaN gene encoding DNA polymerase III subunit beta: protein MRFQANRDVFSEAVSFAVKLLPQRTTLPILSGVLIEATAEGLTLSSFDYEVSAQTQIAADVEETGTVLVSGRLLADIANRLPNAPVRIATEESRVSVSAGSAHFTLLQMPVEEYPSIPEIDASTGLVPADAFAAAVSQVAVAASRDDVTPVITGVQLEITENTIGLVATDRYRVAVREIDWDNGDNPAPAQPLTALVPARTLQEVGKTFGHSGTVSIAITNRDERELIAFTADRKTVTSLLIKGNFPPVKRLFPASVENYAVMSTSDLIEAVRRVSLVLEREAALRFSFSSDGLTLEAIGSEQAQASESIDAIVTGDDVVVSLKPQFLLDGLAAVHSEFVRIAFTKTENPNKPGPVLITAQTSREQPGSDSYRYLLQPNLLLR, encoded by the coding sequence GTGAGGTTCCAAGCCAACCGCGATGTCTTCAGCGAGGCGGTGTCCTTCGCGGTCAAGCTGCTCCCGCAGCGCACGACCCTGCCGATCCTCTCCGGGGTCCTCATCGAGGCGACCGCCGAGGGTCTGACGCTGTCCTCCTTCGATTACGAGGTGTCCGCGCAGACGCAGATCGCAGCAGACGTCGAGGAGACGGGGACCGTCCTGGTCTCGGGCCGCCTCCTCGCCGATATCGCGAACCGCCTGCCGAATGCGCCTGTGCGGATCGCCACGGAGGAGTCGCGCGTCTCGGTCTCGGCCGGCTCAGCGCACTTCACGCTGCTGCAAATGCCCGTGGAGGAGTACCCGAGCATCCCCGAGATCGACGCCTCTACCGGTCTCGTCCCGGCGGACGCCTTCGCGGCAGCGGTCTCGCAGGTGGCGGTCGCCGCCTCCCGCGACGACGTCACTCCGGTCATCACGGGCGTGCAGCTCGAGATCACCGAGAACACGATCGGACTCGTCGCGACCGACCGCTACCGGGTCGCCGTCCGCGAGATCGACTGGGACAACGGCGACAATCCGGCGCCGGCTCAGCCGCTCACCGCTCTGGTGCCGGCGCGCACGCTCCAGGAGGTCGGCAAGACCTTCGGCCACTCCGGCACCGTCTCGATCGCGATCACGAACCGCGACGAACGCGAGCTGATCGCGTTCACCGCCGATCGCAAGACCGTCACCTCGCTCCTGATCAAGGGCAACTTCCCGCCCGTGAAGCGCCTCTTCCCCGCCTCCGTCGAGAACTACGCGGTGATGTCGACCAGCGACCTCATCGAAGCCGTCCGCCGCGTCTCACTCGTGCTCGAGCGCGAGGCCGCCCTCCGCTTCAGCTTCAGCAGCGACGGGCTCACCCTCGAGGCCATTGGCTCCGAGCAGGCGCAGGCGTCCGAGAGCATCGACGCGATCGTGACCGGGGACGACGTGGTCGTCTCGCTCAAGCCGCAGTTCCTGCTCGACGGCCTCGCCGCCGTCCACTCCGAATTCGTGCGCATCGCGTTCACGAAGACTGAAAACCCCAACAAGCCCGGCCCTGTCCTGATCACCGCGCAGACCTCGCGGGAACAGCCCGGCAGCGACAGCTACCGCTACCTGCTCCAGCCCAACCTGCTGCTGCGCTGA
- the yidC gene encoding membrane protein insertase YidC gives MDLLGTILWPLKWVVELLLVAFHQLLTFTGMEAAAGITWVLSIVGLVIVIRAALIPIFVKQIKSQRRMLEVAPQLKKIQDKYKGKRDQLSREAMSRETMELYKKTGTNPLASCLPLLIQMPIFFSLFSVLNAAQHSQRGVGPLDETLARQFGEANLFGVAPLHQSIQGALAQGGQEPVIVIAVIMVVLMTASQFITQLQIVSKNMSPEAKASPTFKQQRILLYILPLVFAFSGFAFPLGVMFYWLTSNIWTMIQQFIVIRNMPTPGSEAAKAREERLRRKGKLVEETTVAGDVTLVEKKAVQRTQPVSKNRSKKQAGKK, from the coding sequence ATGGACCTCCTCGGCACGATCCTCTGGCCCCTCAAGTGGGTGGTCGAGCTCCTCCTCGTTGCCTTCCACCAGCTGCTGACGTTCACCGGCATGGAGGCGGCCGCAGGAATCACCTGGGTCCTCTCGATCGTCGGCCTGGTCATCGTCATCCGCGCCGCGCTCATCCCAATCTTCGTCAAGCAGATCAAGAGCCAGCGCCGGATGCTCGAAGTCGCACCCCAGCTCAAGAAGATCCAGGACAAGTACAAGGGCAAGCGCGACCAACTGTCCCGCGAGGCGATGTCCCGCGAGACGATGGAGCTCTACAAGAAGACGGGCACCAATCCGCTCGCCTCCTGTCTGCCACTGCTGATCCAGATGCCGATCTTCTTCAGTCTGTTCTCGGTCCTGAATGCGGCGCAGCACAGCCAAAGGGGCGTCGGTCCGCTCGATGAGACACTCGCCCGCCAGTTTGGCGAGGCCAACCTGTTCGGCGTCGCTCCGCTGCACCAGTCGATCCAGGGTGCGCTCGCCCAGGGAGGCCAGGAGCCGGTCATCGTCATCGCGGTGATCATGGTGGTCTTGATGACCGCCTCGCAGTTCATTACCCAGCTGCAGATCGTCTCGAAAAACATGTCGCCCGAGGCCAAGGCTTCGCCGACGTTCAAGCAGCAGCGGATCCTGCTGTACATCCTCCCCCTCGTCTTCGCCTTCTCCGGTTTCGCCTTCCCCCTCGGCGTGATGTTCTACTGGCTGACCTCGAACATCTGGACGATGATTCAGCAGTTCATCGTTATCCGGAACATGCCGACCCCGGGTAGCGAGGCCGCGAAGGCCCGCGAGGAGCGCCTTCGCCGTAAGGGAAAGTTGGTCGAGGAGACGACGGTCGCCGGCGATGTCACCCTGGTTGAGAAGAAGGCCGTTCAGCGCACACAGCCCGTGAGTAAGAACCGCTCCAAGAAGCAAGCCGGAAAGAAGTAG
- the rsmG gene encoding 16S rRNA (guanine(527)-N(7))-methyltransferase RsmG produces the protein MELTLEAEPAAAATIAGDRLPVLRRFTKALAEQGEERGLIGPLELPRLWTRHVLNSALVAPLLRPGLVGDVGSGAGLPGLVLGIVRPDVRFVLIEPMERRIIWLREQVEQLELENVSVMRARAEEVRLPEALDQVTARAVSALSKLIPLTAPLLRPGGELVLLKGINAEREIDAAARQIRRFQVSPPEVVVLGDGVLSEVTRVVRATVG, from the coding sequence GTGGAGTTGACGCTCGAGGCCGAACCCGCGGCCGCTGCGACGATCGCCGGCGATCGCTTGCCGGTGCTGCGGCGATTCACGAAGGCGCTGGCGGAGCAGGGTGAAGAGCGCGGTCTGATCGGACCTCTGGAGCTCCCGCGGCTCTGGACGCGGCACGTCCTCAACAGCGCTCTGGTGGCGCCTCTCCTGCGTCCGGGACTCGTGGGCGATGTCGGTAGTGGTGCGGGTCTTCCCGGCCTCGTGCTGGGCATTGTGCGGCCCGACGTCCGCTTCGTGCTCATCGAGCCGATGGAGCGCCGCATCATCTGGCTTCGAGAGCAGGTTGAGCAGCTGGAACTCGAGAATGTGTCGGTTATGCGAGCACGAGCCGAAGAGGTTCGTCTTCCTGAGGCCCTCGACCAGGTGACGGCACGAGCGGTCAGTGCGTTGTCGAAGTTGATCCCGCTGACCGCGCCGCTGCTGCGGCCCGGTGGCGAGTTGGTCCTGCTGAAGGGCATCAATGCCGAGAGAGAGATCGACGCCGCGGCGAGGCAGATCCGGCGCTTTCAGGTGTCGCCGCCTGAGGTCGTCGTGCTCGGCGACGGCGTGCTCTCCGAGGTGACGAGGGTCGTCCGGGCTACAGTGGGGTGA
- the dnaA gene encoding chromosomal replication initiator protein DnaA: protein MTGDTSMVNAWNVILGALSQDERITAPLYGFVSLVEPKGIMAGTFYLEVPNEFTRGMLEQRVRVPLLSAIGTLDDSFGVTTFAFVVNPDIEHEPLNSPSTQDSTNPFEPSNASSAIVAPTGVVEELRTVPATDTRLNPKYSFDNFVIGGSNRFAHAAAVAVAEAPAKAYNPLFVYGDSGLGKTHLLHAIGHYAMSLYPGIRVRYVSSEEFTNDFINSIANNRGNAFHGRYRNVDILLIDDIQFLQGKAETQEAFFHTFNQLHDHNKQVVITSDLPPKALTGFEDRMRSRFEWGLITDVQAPDLETRIAILRKKAVSEKLLVPDEILEFMASKVSSNIRELEGTLIRVTAFASLNRTPVDMSLVQTVLKDLITLDEDNVISPVDIINHTADYFKLTVDDLYGSSRSQAVATARQIAMYLCRELTNLSLPKIGQLFGNRDHTTVMYANKKISELMKERRSIYNQVTELTTRIKTNR, encoded by the coding sequence ATGACAGGCGACACGTCGATGGTCAACGCGTGGAACGTGATCCTCGGCGCACTGTCCCAGGACGAGCGGATCACCGCTCCCCTCTACGGATTCGTCTCGCTGGTGGAGCCCAAGGGCATCATGGCGGGCACCTTCTACCTCGAGGTCCCGAACGAATTCACCCGCGGGATGCTCGAACAGCGCGTGCGCGTGCCCCTGCTCAGCGCGATCGGGACGCTCGACGACTCCTTCGGCGTCACGACCTTCGCATTCGTGGTAAACCCCGACATCGAGCACGAGCCCCTGAACTCCCCGTCGACCCAGGACTCGACGAACCCGTTCGAGCCCAGCAACGCCTCCTCGGCCATAGTCGCGCCGACCGGTGTCGTCGAGGAGCTGCGGACCGTGCCGGCCACGGACACCCGGCTGAATCCCAAATACAGCTTCGACAACTTTGTCATCGGAGGCTCCAACCGGTTCGCCCACGCCGCGGCTGTCGCCGTCGCCGAAGCGCCCGCCAAGGCCTACAACCCGCTCTTCGTCTACGGCGACTCGGGGCTCGGCAAGACGCACCTCCTGCACGCCATCGGCCACTACGCCATGAGCCTCTATCCGGGGATCCGCGTGCGGTACGTCTCGAGCGAGGAGTTCACCAATGATTTCATCAACTCGATCGCGAATAACCGGGGCAACGCCTTCCACGGCCGCTATCGCAACGTCGACATCCTCCTGATCGACGACATTCAGTTTTTGCAGGGAAAGGCCGAGACGCAGGAGGCCTTCTTCCACACCTTCAACCAGCTGCACGACCACAACAAGCAGGTCGTGATCACCTCCGATCTGCCGCCGAAGGCCCTGACCGGCTTCGAGGACCGGATGCGCTCGCGCTTCGAGTGGGGCCTGATCACCGATGTGCAGGCGCCGGACCTTGAGACGCGCATCGCGATTCTCCGCAAGAAGGCGGTGAGCGAGAAACTGCTCGTCCCGGACGAGATCCTCGAGTTCATGGCGTCGAAGGTGTCGAGCAACATCCGCGAACTCGAGGGGACGCTCATCCGCGTCACCGCGTTCGCGAGCCTGAACCGCACTCCGGTCGACATGTCGCTCGTGCAGACCGTGCTAAAAGACCTGATCACGCTCGACGAGGACAACGTCATCTCGCCGGTGGACATCATCAATCACACCGCGGACTACTTCAAGCTGACGGTCGACGACCTCTACGGATCGTCGCGCTCTCAAGCCGTGGCCACCGCACGCCAGATTGCGATGTACCTCTGCCGCGAGCTGACAAATCTCTCGCTGCCCAAGATCGGTCAGCTGTTCGGCAACCGCGACCACACGACCGTCATGTACGCGAACAAAAAGATCTCGGAGCTCATGAAGGAGCGCCGCAGCATCTACAACCAGGTCACCGAGCTGACCACCCGCATCAAGACCAACCGCTAG
- the rpmH gene encoding 50S ribosomal protein L34, which produces MSKRTFQPNNRRRAKVHGFRLRMRTRAGRAILSARRAKGRTELSA; this is translated from the coding sequence ATGAGCAAGCGAACCTTCCAGCCGAACAACCGTCGTCGCGCCAAGGTGCACGGCTTCCGCCTGCGCATGCGCACCCGTGCCGGCCGTGCCATCCTGAGCGCTCGTCGCGCCAAGGGGCGCACCGAGCTCTCCGCCTAG